The nucleotide sequence CGCGCCGAACCGCTCCTGGCGAACGCCCTCGGCCGCGTCCGCTGGGCCACCGGTCACCTGGTGATCGCCTTCGGCGGCTCCGCCCTGATCCTGCTCCTCGCCGGCCTCGGCCTCGCCCTGTCGTACGGCCACGACGCCGGCCCGGTCCTGGGCGCCTCGCTCGCCCAGCTCCCGGCCGTGTGGACGCTCGCGGGCCTCGCGGTCCTGCTGTGGGGCGCCGCCCCGAAGGCCGCGACCGCCGCCTGGGGCGCGGCCGGGCTCTGTCTGGCCCTCGGCTGGGTCGGCCCGGCCCTGGAACTCCCACAGGCGGCCCTGAACCTCTCGCCCTTCGGCCACCTGCCGAAGCTCCCGGGACCGGAGATGAGCTGGACCCCGGTCGTGGCCCTGACGGTCCTGGCGGCGGCCCTGGTGACGGCGGGTCTCGCGGGGCTGCGGCGGCGGGACATGCTGAGCTGAGGGTCGGGGCGCCGCCGCGGCCTGCGCGCCGCTCACAGCTCGACGAGCAGCTCCTCGAAGCCGCGGATCACGTATCCCGGCTTGCGTACGGGCTCCGCCGCGAGCCGGAGGCCCGGCGCCTGGCGGAGCAACTCGCCGAAGACCGCCGTCAGTTCGAGACGGGCGAGCGGGGCGCCGAGGCAGTAGTGGATGCCGGCGCCGAAGGTGATGTGGGGGTTGTCGGCGCGGGTGAGGTCGAGGGTGTCGGCGGTCGGGCCGAAGCGGGCGGGGTCGCGGTTGGCGGAGCCGAGGAGCAGGGCCACCTCGGAGCCGCGCGGAAGGGTGTGGCCGCCGATCTCGATGTCGTCGAGGACCCACCGCTCGAACATCTGGAGCGGGGTGTCGTAGCGCAGAAGTTCTTCCACAGCTGTGGACAACTTTTCGGGATCGGGCCGGACGCCCTCTCTGAGCAGCGTCCACCAGCCGTTGACCGTGGTGTTCACGGTCGCCTCGTGACCCGCGTTCAGGAGGAGCACACAGGTGGAGATCATCTCCTGCTCGGTCAGCTCCTCCACCGCGATCAGCGACGAGATCAGATCGTCCCCCGGCTCCTTGCGCCGCCGGGCGATCAGCTCCCGCAGATAGCCGGAGAACTCCACAGAGGCCGCCACCGCCCGCCGCGCCGTCTCCTCCGAGGGATTCAGCTCGAACATCCCGCAGATCGCCGCCGACCAGGGGCGCAGCCGCGCCCGCTCCTCGTCGCCCTCGGGGACGCCCAGCATCTCGGCGATCACCGCGACCGGCAGGGGTTCCGCCACCGCCGCCTGGAGGTCGCCGCCGCCGGCCGCGACCAGACCGCCGACCAGGTCGGCGGCCAGCCGCCGTACGGTCGGCGCCAGGTCCTCCACGGTCCTCGGGGTGAACGCCTTCGACACCAGCCGCCGGATGCGGCTGTGGTCGGCGCCCTCCAGGTCGAGCAGCCCGTGGTCGTTGAGCGTGTGGAACGGCTCGTACGCGGCGTCCGGGGCCTCCTGCCCGAACTCCTCGTGCGTGAAGCGATGGGTGTACGTACGGCCGAGCCGCCGGTCCCTGAGCAGTGCCGACACGTCCTCGTGGTGCGGGATCAGCCACTGCCGCGTCGGCCCGTGCCAGTGCGCGCGGCCGGC is from Streptomyces venezuelae ATCC 10712 and encodes:
- a CDS encoding cytochrome P450; translation: MDAAADPVYDPWSPEFVADPYPAYAGLRAAGRAHWHGPTRQWLIPHHEDVSALLRDRRLGRTYTHRFTHEEFGQEAPDAAYEPFHTLNDHGLLDLEGADHSRIRRLVSKAFTPRTVEDLAPTVRRLAADLVGGLVAAGGGDLQAAVAEPLPVAVIAEMLGVPEGDEERARLRPWSAAICGMFELNPSEETARRAVAASVEFSGYLRELIARRRKEPGDDLISSLIAVEELTEQEMISTCVLLLNAGHEATVNTTVNGWWTLLREGVRPDPEKLSTAVEELLRYDTPLQMFERWVLDDIEIGGHTLPRGSEVALLLGSANRDPARFGPTADTLDLTRADNPHITFGAGIHYCLGAPLARLELTAVFGELLRQAPGLRLAAEPVRKPGYVIRGFEELLVEL